Proteins from a genomic interval of Ralstonia wenshanensis:
- the ilvN gene encoding acetolactate synthase small subunit — MRHIISVLLENEPGALSRVVGLFSARGYNIETLTVAPTEDASLSRMTIVTTGSDDIIEQITKHLNRLVEVVKVVDLTEGAHIERELMLVKVRAVGKEREEMKRTADIFRGRIIDVTEKTYTIELTGNGSKLDAFLDAIDRTAILETVRTGGSGIGRGERILKV; from the coding sequence ATGCGCCACATCATTTCCGTCCTGCTGGAAAACGAACCGGGTGCGTTGTCGCGCGTGGTCGGCCTGTTCTCTGCGCGTGGCTACAACATCGAGACGCTGACGGTCGCTCCGACCGAAGATGCCTCGCTGTCCCGCATGACGATCGTCACGACCGGTTCGGACGACATCATCGAGCAGATCACCAAGCACCTGAACCGCCTGGTGGAAGTCGTCAAGGTCGTCGACCTGACCGAAGGTGCGCACATCGAGCGCGAGCTGATGCTCGTGAAGGTGCGCGCGGTCGGTAAGGAGCGCGAGGAGATGAAGCGTACCGCGGACATCTTCCGCGGCCGCATCATCGACGTGACCGAGAAGACCTACACGATCGAGCTGACCGGCAACGGCAGCAAGCTCGACGCGTTTCTCGATGCCATCGATCGCACTGCCATTCTTGAGACCGTCCGTACGGGCGGCTCGGGCATCGGCCGCGGCGAGCGCATTCTGAAGGTTTGA
- a CDS encoding glycosyltransferase family 4 protein: MIVTDAWEPQVNGVVRTLTQTRRELEAMGHIVDMITPLEFKTVPCPTYPEIRLSILPAKRVRARIEKFAPQALHIATEGPLGLAARAYALRHKLPYTTAYHTRFPEYVQARFGIPLAWTYRFLRWFHSPAQAVMAPTPVVLKDLADYGITNGVLWTRGVDLDIFTAQRSNVLNTAHPIFLYVGRVAVEKNVEAFLELDLPGSKWVVGEGPALAGLKAKYPNASYLGVLKQPELAKVYASADVFVFPSRTDTFGLVLLEALASGLPVAAYPVTGPIDVLGDSPAGALREDLREACLEALRIDRATARAHAEKFSWRAASEQFLAHLRPMPAAPAGNTKAAEPSTAAGA, from the coding sequence ATGATCGTCACCGATGCCTGGGAACCGCAGGTCAACGGCGTCGTCCGCACCCTCACCCAGACGCGCCGCGAGCTGGAGGCCATGGGGCACATCGTCGACATGATCACGCCGCTGGAATTCAAGACGGTGCCGTGCCCGACGTATCCGGAAATCCGCCTGTCGATCCTGCCGGCCAAGCGCGTGCGTGCGCGCATCGAGAAGTTCGCCCCGCAGGCCCTGCACATCGCCACCGAAGGCCCGCTCGGCCTGGCCGCACGCGCCTATGCGCTGCGCCATAAGCTGCCCTATACGACGGCGTATCACACGCGTTTTCCGGAATACGTGCAGGCGCGCTTCGGCATTCCGCTGGCGTGGACGTATCGCTTCCTGCGCTGGTTCCACAGCCCCGCCCAGGCCGTGATGGCACCGACGCCCGTGGTGCTGAAAGACCTTGCCGACTACGGCATCACCAACGGCGTGCTGTGGACGCGCGGCGTCGATCTGGACATCTTCACCGCCCAGCGCAGCAACGTGCTCAACACGGCGCATCCGATCTTCCTGTACGTCGGCCGTGTGGCCGTGGAGAAGAACGTCGAAGCCTTCCTGGAGCTGGATCTGCCGGGCTCGAAATGGGTTGTGGGTGAAGGCCCGGCACTGGCCGGATTGAAAGCCAAGTACCCGAACGCCAGCTACCTCGGCGTGCTCAAGCAACCGGAGCTGGCCAAGGTGTATGCCTCGGCCGATGTGTTCGTCTTTCCGAGCCGCACCGACACGTTCGGCCTGGTCCTGCTGGAGGCACTGGCCAGTGGCCTGCCGGTTGCCGCATATCCGGTGACAGGCCCCATCGACGTGCTGGGCGATTCACCGGCTGGTGCGTTGCGCGAAGACCTGCGCGAAGCCTGCCTGGAAGCGTTGCGTATCGACCGCGCCACGGCGCGTGCGCACGCCGAGAAGTTCTCGTGGCGCGCGGCCTCGGAACAATTCCTCGCGCACCTGCGCCCCATGCCCGCCGCGCCGGCCGGCAACACCAAGGCCGCCGAACCATCCACCGCCGCGGGTGCCTGA
- the ilvC gene encoding ketol-acid reductoisomerase: MKVFYDKDADLSLINGKNVTIIGYGSQGHAHALNLNDSGVKVTVGLRKNGASWNKAVNAGLQVKEVAEAVKEADVVMILLPDEQIADVYKNEVHGNIKQGAALAFAHGFNVHYGAVIPRADLDVIMIAPKAPGHTVRGTYTQGGGVPHLIAVHQDKSGAARDIALSYATANGGGRAGIIETNFREETETDLFGEQAVLCGGTVELIKAGFETLVEAGYAPEMAYFECLHELKLIVDLIYEGGIANMNYSISNNAEYGEYVTGPRVVTEETKKAMKQCLKDIQTGEYAKSFLLEYKAGQPTLISRRRLTEEHQIEQVGAKLRAMMPWIAKNKLVDQTKN, from the coding sequence ATGAAAGTGTTTTACGACAAGGACGCCGACCTCTCCCTGATCAACGGCAAGAACGTCACCATCATCGGCTATGGCTCGCAAGGCCACGCCCACGCCCTCAACCTGAACGACTCGGGCGTGAAGGTGACGGTCGGTCTGCGCAAGAATGGCGCGTCGTGGAACAAGGCTGTCAACGCCGGCCTGCAGGTCAAGGAAGTGGCCGAGGCTGTGAAGGAAGCCGACGTTGTCATGATCCTGCTGCCGGACGAGCAGATCGCCGACGTGTACAAGAACGAAGTGCACGGCAACATCAAGCAAGGCGCTGCACTGGCATTCGCCCACGGCTTCAACGTGCACTACGGTGCCGTGATCCCGCGCGCCGACCTGGACGTCATCATGATTGCTCCGAAGGCTCCGGGCCATACCGTGCGTGGCACGTACACCCAAGGTGGCGGCGTGCCGCACCTGATTGCCGTGCACCAGGACAAGTCGGGCGCCGCGCGTGATATCGCCCTGTCGTACGCCACCGCCAACGGCGGCGGCCGTGCCGGCATCATCGAGACGAACTTCCGCGAAGAAACCGAAACCGACCTGTTCGGCGAGCAAGCCGTGCTGTGCGGCGGTACCGTCGAACTGATCAAGGCTGGTTTCGAGACGCTGGTGGAGGCTGGTTACGCTCCGGAAATGGCCTACTTCGAGTGCCTGCACGAACTGAAGCTGATCGTCGACCTGATCTATGAAGGCGGCATCGCCAACATGAACTACTCGATCTCGAACAACGCCGAATACGGCGAGTACGTCACTGGCCCGCGCGTCGTGACGGAAGAGACCAAGAAGGCCATGAAGCAATGCCTGAAGGACATCCAGACCGGCGAATACGCTAAGAGCTTCCTGCTGGAGTACAAGGCAGGCCAGCCGACGCTGATCTCGCGTCGTCGCCTGACCGAAGAGCACCAGATCGAGCAAGTGGGCGCCAAGCTGCGTGCGATGATGCCGTGGATCGCCAAGAACAAGCTGGTTGACCAGACGAAGAACTGA
- a CDS encoding DUF3619 family protein has product MNKVELRERRFVHAVRTALNESAGQLPPDVRDRLAAARRTALAHKKAEVPSTVHSPALAMPGVGSMSFETEGETPSPLQRAAAVLRRLGLLWPTIALVAGLAGIYQWQQQQRVDELAEVDAAMLLDDLPLAAYADQGFHQYLKHDQ; this is encoded by the coding sequence ATGAACAAGGTAGAACTCCGAGAACGCCGTTTTGTGCATGCCGTCCGAACCGCTCTGAATGAGTCGGCTGGACAGTTGCCGCCCGACGTACGCGACCGCCTCGCAGCGGCGCGCCGGACGGCGCTTGCGCACAAGAAAGCGGAAGTGCCCAGCACGGTGCACTCGCCTGCCTTGGCGATGCCGGGGGTCGGCTCGATGTCTTTCGAGACGGAAGGCGAAACGCCCTCCCCCCTGCAACGCGCCGCCGCAGTCCTGCGTCGCCTCGGCTTGCTCTGGCCGACCATCGCGCTGGTGGCCGGACTCGCAGGCATCTATCAGTGGCAACAGCAGCAACGCGTGGACGAACTCGCGGAGGTCGATGCCGCAATGCTGCTCGACGATCTGCCGCTGGCCGCTTACGCCGATCAAGGCTTCCATCAGTATCTGAAGCACGATCAGTGA
- a CDS encoding phosphatidylserine decarboxylase, translating into MNNTYPHPIIAREGWPYLGGIFIVTLIVQAAAGFGWAWPFWVLTLFVLQFFRDPARAVPTQANAILSPADGRIVAVEQVRDPYADRDSLKISVFMNVFNVHSNRAPVDGTVQQVQYFPGKFVNADLDKASLENERNAIVLRRADGQLVTSVQVAGLIARRILCYTKAGEALTRGQRYGFIRFGSRVDVYLPLTARPRVTIGEKVSATLTVLAELD; encoded by the coding sequence TTGAACAACACGTATCCGCATCCCATCATCGCCCGCGAGGGCTGGCCGTACCTGGGCGGGATTTTCATCGTCACGCTCATCGTGCAGGCTGCCGCCGGCTTCGGCTGGGCTTGGCCGTTCTGGGTGCTGACGCTGTTTGTGCTGCAGTTTTTCCGCGATCCGGCACGCGCCGTGCCCACGCAGGCCAATGCGATTCTGTCGCCGGCCGATGGTCGCATCGTCGCCGTCGAGCAAGTGCGTGACCCGTACGCCGATCGCGACTCGCTGAAGATCAGCGTGTTCATGAACGTGTTCAACGTGCACTCGAACCGCGCGCCGGTCGACGGCACGGTGCAACAGGTGCAGTACTTTCCAGGCAAGTTCGTCAATGCGGACCTGGACAAGGCGTCGCTCGAGAACGAGCGCAACGCCATCGTGCTGCGCCGTGCTGATGGCCAGCTCGTCACTTCTGTGCAGGTAGCGGGTTTGATCGCGCGGCGCATCCTTTGCTATACCAAGGCAGGCGAAGCGCTCACGCGTGGTCAACGCTACGGCTTCATCCGCTTTGGCTCCCGCGTTGATGTGTACCTGCCGCTGACGGCGCGCCCGCGCGTGACCATCGGCGAGAAAGTATCCGCCACGCTTACGGTGCTTGCAGAGCTGGACTGA
- a CDS encoding UDP-2,3-diacylglucosamine diphosphatase: MQMAAGLAAAGALGSAVPAGRGDVREHEAPVATPASTLAPEHSADTDTDPPAEKIQRYRTIWLSDIHLGTPGCQADYLLDFLKHHESDTLYLVGDIVDGWQLRKGWYWPQAHNDVVQKVLRRARKGTRVVFIPGNHDEMARQFHGLNFGDIEVAEDAVHVTATGKRLWVVHGDLFDGVMQHARWLAYVGDSLYTFILAMNRHFNRIRVRLGFPYWSLSQYLKHQVKNAVNFINSFERVMTDEARRRGCDGVVCGHIHKAEIREIDGQLYCNDGDWVESLSALVETMEGELQIVYWTHLLDAPRTSRRARRAAAAAA; the protein is encoded by the coding sequence ATGCAAATGGCTGCCGGACTAGCCGCTGCCGGTGCGCTGGGCTCGGCTGTGCCGGCGGGCCGCGGCGATGTGCGCGAGCACGAAGCTCCCGTTGCCACGCCGGCTTCCACGTTGGCGCCAGAGCACTCGGCTGACACGGACACCGACCCGCCCGCCGAGAAGATCCAGCGCTATCGCACGATCTGGCTGTCGGATATCCACCTCGGCACGCCGGGCTGCCAGGCCGATTACCTGCTGGACTTTCTCAAGCACCACGAGTCCGACACGCTGTACCTGGTAGGAGACATCGTCGACGGCTGGCAACTGCGCAAGGGCTGGTACTGGCCCCAGGCACACAACGATGTGGTGCAGAAGGTGCTGCGCCGGGCGCGTAAAGGCACGCGCGTGGTGTTCATCCCGGGCAACCACGACGAGATGGCGCGCCAGTTCCACGGGCTGAATTTTGGCGATATCGAAGTCGCTGAAGACGCTGTGCACGTCACCGCCACGGGCAAACGCCTGTGGGTCGTGCACGGTGACCTGTTCGACGGCGTGATGCAGCATGCGCGCTGGCTGGCCTACGTCGGCGACTCGCTCTACACCTTCATCCTGGCGATGAACCGGCATTTCAACCGCATCCGCGTGCGGCTGGGTTTTCCGTACTGGTCGCTGTCGCAATACCTGAAGCACCAGGTCAAGAACGCGGTCAACTTCATCAATTCGTTCGAGCGTGTGATGACGGATGAAGCGCGCCGCCGCGGCTGCGACGGCGTGGTCTGCGGGCATATCCACAAGGCCGAGATTCGCGAGATCGACGGCCAGCTCTACTGCAACGACGGCGACTGGGTGGAAAGCCTTTCTGCCCTGGTCGAAACCATGGAAGGCGAACTGCAGATCGTCTACTGGACGCATCTGCTCGATGCGCCGCGCACCTCCCGCCGCGCACGCCGTGCCGCTGCGGCCGCCGCCTGA
- a CDS encoding alpha/beta fold hydrolase: MTRADLPTSPVPLSFLTAATARRIAVALQCAATLAVGWAAHYWGGWSWPAASLLAGAALVLGYLLSVGWAFLVSLKSLGTAIPDDPVWDRMPVPREHRIGINAFIGCWLRECVSVAWMFNVLQPFRARAAFDLPAGDGKRVPVLMIHGYGCNRAVWLPMQKHVAAAGHPIDAIDLMPLLGDIDDYARDITAAVAHLTHMHGRAPVLLCHSMGGLAARALLRQSESGPVAHVITLGTPHRGTAMARSGRGHNVRQMAWASPWLRQLAASETPAVRARITSIFSWHDSIVGPAGASWLDGARHIAFAGIGHVSLLCDARVRDAVLAELARIEATSVSPSG, from the coding sequence ATGACGCGCGCCGATCTGCCAACCTCGCCTGTTCCCCTCTCCTTCCTGACCGCAGCCACCGCGCGCCGCATCGCCGTGGCGCTGCAATGTGCGGCAACGCTGGCGGTTGGCTGGGCGGCGCATTACTGGGGCGGATGGAGCTGGCCGGCGGCAAGCCTGCTCGCGGGCGCGGCGCTGGTGCTGGGCTATCTCCTTTCGGTCGGATGGGCGTTCCTGGTGTCGCTGAAGAGTCTGGGCACCGCGATACCGGACGACCCCGTGTGGGACCGCATGCCCGTGCCGCGCGAACACCGCATCGGCATCAACGCCTTTATCGGGTGCTGGCTGCGCGAATGTGTGTCCGTGGCGTGGATGTTCAACGTGCTGCAACCGTTCCGAGCGCGCGCCGCATTCGATTTACCGGCGGGCGACGGCAAGCGCGTGCCTGTGCTGATGATCCACGGCTATGGCTGCAATCGCGCGGTATGGCTGCCCATGCAGAAGCATGTGGCCGCCGCAGGGCATCCGATCGACGCCATCGATCTCATGCCGCTGCTAGGTGACATCGACGACTATGCCCGCGACATTACTGCCGCTGTCGCACACCTGACGCACATGCATGGCCGTGCGCCCGTTCTGCTCTGCCACAGCATGGGCGGCCTCGCTGCACGAGCGCTGCTGCGCCAATCGGAATCCGGCCCCGTTGCCCACGTCATCACGCTCGGCACACCACATCGGGGCACGGCAATGGCGCGTAGCGGGCGCGGTCATAACGTTCGCCAGATGGCTTGGGCAAGCCCTTGGCTGCGGCAGCTTGCAGCATCCGAGACGCCGGCCGTGCGAGCCCGCATCACGTCGATTTTCTCGTGGCACGACTCCATCGTCGGCCCGGCTGGTGCTTCCTGGCTGGACGGCGCGCGGCACATCGCATTTGCGGGCATCGGCCATGTGTCGCTGCTATGCGACGCACGCGTGCGCGACGCTGTGCTGGCGGAACTCGCACGCATCGAAGCCACCTCCGTGAGCCCATCTGGTTGA
- a CDS encoding RDD family protein, with product MATSVPSSSPVAAPDPLAAPTLRRRLAAMLYEGLLLFGVMFGATAVFLLLRLIVPPLARTGDVGLQVWGFLALGLYFVWFWRKRGQTLAMQTWRMRVVNADGSRISLGRAVARYLLAWMWVAAAVGVIHLSGASRWTGAGVALACLLAWGALAWLDPQRQFLHDRLAGTRLVRD from the coding sequence ATGGCCACTTCCGTTCCCTCGTCTTCCCCCGTTGCGGCGCCTGATCCCCTTGCCGCGCCCACGCTACGCCGCCGTCTTGCCGCGATGCTCTACGAGGGCTTGTTGCTGTTTGGCGTAATGTTTGGCGCCACGGCTGTCTTTCTGCTCCTGCGCCTGATCGTGCCACCACTGGCGCGCACCGGCGATGTGGGGCTGCAGGTGTGGGGCTTTCTGGCGCTGGGTCTGTACTTCGTCTGGTTTTGGCGCAAGCGCGGCCAGACGCTGGCGATGCAGACGTGGCGCATGCGCGTGGTCAACGCCGATGGATCGCGTATTTCGCTGGGCCGCGCCGTTGCACGCTATCTGCTCGCGTGGATGTGGGTGGCCGCGGCAGTGGGCGTGATTCACCTGAGCGGGGCGTCCCGCTGGACCGGCGCCGGCGTCGCTCTGGCGTGCCTGCTGGCCTGGGGTGCGCTGGCGTGGCTCGATCCGCAGCGCCAGTTCCTGCACGATCGCCTGGCCGGCACGCGGCTGGTGCGCGACTGA
- a CDS encoding RNA polymerase sigma factor, whose amino-acid sequence MASEQELSAFLLSVEKRAFKQAVFAVRDDDSALDIVQDAMIKLAEKYGDKPGAELPLLFQRILQNTIHDWFRRSKVRNTWVSLFSSFRTDAEGDDTDPLELIESEAGTTAAESSADKVERSQMLEILEREIEKLPTRQREAFLMRYWEDMDVAETAQAMGCSEGSVKTHCSRATHALAQALRARGIRL is encoded by the coding sequence ATGGCCTCTGAACAGGAACTGTCGGCCTTTCTTTTAAGCGTCGAAAAACGCGCCTTCAAGCAGGCGGTCTTCGCGGTCCGAGACGACGATTCCGCGCTCGACATCGTGCAGGACGCCATGATCAAGCTGGCCGAGAAATACGGCGACAAGCCGGGCGCCGAGCTGCCGCTGCTGTTCCAGCGCATTCTGCAGAACACGATTCACGACTGGTTTCGTCGCTCCAAGGTGCGCAACACCTGGGTGAGTCTGTTCTCGAGCTTCCGCACCGATGCCGAGGGCGATGACACCGACCCGCTTGAACTGATCGAAAGCGAAGCCGGCACCACAGCGGCTGAAAGCAGCGCCGACAAAGTCGAGCGCTCGCAAATGCTGGAAATCCTGGAACGCGAAATCGAGAAGCTGCCCACACGTCAACGGGAGGCCTTCCTGATGCGTTACTGGGAGGACATGGATGTTGCCGAGACAGCCCAGGCGATGGGCTGTTCCGAGGGCAGCGTAAAGACGCACTGCTCGCGGGCAACACACGCCCTGGCCCAAGCGCTGCGGGCGCGAGGGATCCGACTATGA
- a CDS encoding DUF3106 domain-containing protein — translation MSDFLYTHGHTPRGAKTFCLRAGIVTLIGAAGLMAGLAIAQVPSTSAPAAASGVTVNAPVDLPTPPATNPLPAVHPNWAELTIVQQRIFAPLAPEWNGLPELARQKWLQIARAYPKYTPAQQQRLQTRMADWVKLTPEQRHRARENFQTTKSLPVQKKSEAWQSYQQLTEEQKKALAAAAKAQKHPTAVTALPGGARLAKDAAKSIHHGARTKPGTTKTVPTSKPTATASAPAATPAPEPAAAAPAPASAPLTPVHPVAPPTTTGGESGNPPPSTVLGG, via the coding sequence ATGAGCGACTTCCTGTACACCCACGGCCACACACCGCGAGGCGCAAAGACCTTCTGTCTGCGCGCGGGCATCGTTACGTTGATCGGTGCCGCCGGTCTGATGGCAGGTCTTGCGATCGCGCAGGTTCCGAGCACTTCGGCGCCTGCGGCGGCATCGGGCGTGACAGTCAATGCGCCGGTTGATCTGCCGACACCGCCCGCGACCAATCCGCTACCCGCCGTCCATCCGAACTGGGCCGAGCTGACCATCGTGCAGCAGCGCATCTTCGCGCCGCTGGCACCGGAATGGAACGGCCTGCCGGAACTGGCGCGCCAAAAGTGGCTGCAGATCGCCCGGGCATATCCGAAGTACACGCCGGCTCAGCAGCAGCGCTTGCAAACACGCATGGCGGATTGGGTCAAGCTCACGCCGGAGCAACGCCACCGCGCGCGTGAGAATTTCCAGACCACCAAGTCGCTCCCGGTGCAAAAAAAGAGCGAGGCCTGGCAGAGCTACCAGCAACTGACTGAAGAGCAGAAAAAAGCGCTGGCTGCCGCGGCCAAGGCGCAAAAGCATCCGACGGCAGTGACGGCGCTGCCCGGCGGCGCACGCTTGGCGAAGGACGCGGCCAAATCGATCCATCACGGTGCGCGCACCAAACCGGGTACGACCAAGACGGTGCCGACGAGCAAGCCGACTGCCACGGCATCCGCGCCGGCCGCAACCCCTGCGCCCGAACCTGCCGCTGCCGCACCGGCACCTGCAAGTGCGCCGCTCACACCTGTGCACCCTGTTGCACCGCCGACCACCACCGGCGGGGAATCGGGCAATCCGCCGCCCTCCACGGTGCTGGGCGGCTGA
- a CDS encoding acetolactate synthase 3 catalytic subunit — MNMPSAEFSHANSGSSADMMGADILVNALAAEGVEFVWGYPGGAVLYIYDAFYKQNKIEHILVRHEQAAVHAADGYARATGKVGVALVTSGPGVTNAVTGIATAYLDSIPMVIITGNVPTHAIGQDAFQECDTVGITRPIVKHNFLVKDVRNLASTIKKAFYIAATGRPGPVVVDIPKDVSRELCKYEYPKTIEMRSYSPVNKGHSGQIRKAVSLLLQAERPYIYSGGGVVLAEASEELRQLAALTGYPVTNTLMGLGAFPGTSKQFVGMLGMHGTYEANMAMQNCDVLIAIGARFDDRVIGSPAHFSSQPRKIIHIDIDPSSISKRVKVDIPIVGNVKDVLQEMIAQIQSGEAKPNKTALAKWWEQIEQWRSVDCLKYDRTSEIIKPQYVVEKIWELTNGDAFVCSDVGQHQMWAAQFYKFNEPRRWINSGGLGTMGVGLPYAMGIKKAFPDKEVVTITGEGSIQMCIQELSTCLQYDTPVKICSLNNGYLGMVRQWQEIEYDNRYSHSYMQALPDFVKLAESYGHVGMRIEKTSDVEPALREAFRLKDRTVFLDFQTDPTENVWPMVQAGKGISEMLLGAEDL, encoded by the coding sequence ATGAATATGCCAAGCGCGGAATTTTCCCACGCCAATAGCGGTTCATCTGCCGACATGATGGGGGCTGACATCCTCGTCAATGCGCTCGCGGCAGAGGGCGTCGAGTTCGTCTGGGGTTACCCCGGCGGCGCGGTGCTCTATATCTACGACGCGTTCTACAAGCAAAACAAGATCGAACACATCCTGGTGCGCCATGAACAGGCGGCAGTCCATGCGGCTGACGGCTATGCGCGTGCCACGGGCAAGGTCGGTGTCGCCCTCGTGACGTCCGGCCCCGGCGTGACGAATGCCGTGACTGGCATCGCCACCGCTTACCTGGATTCGATCCCGATGGTGATCATCACCGGCAACGTGCCGACGCACGCCATCGGCCAGGACGCATTCCAGGAGTGCGACACCGTCGGCATTACCCGCCCGATCGTCAAGCACAACTTCCTGGTCAAGGACGTGCGCAACCTCGCCTCGACCATCAAGAAGGCGTTCTACATCGCCGCAACGGGCCGTCCGGGTCCGGTGGTGGTGGACATCCCGAAGGATGTCTCGCGCGAACTCTGCAAGTACGAGTATCCGAAGACCATCGAGATGCGCTCGTACAGCCCGGTCAACAAGGGCCATTCGGGTCAGATCCGCAAGGCGGTCAGTCTGCTGCTGCAGGCCGAGCGTCCGTACATCTATTCGGGTGGCGGCGTGGTGCTTGCCGAGGCCAGCGAAGAGCTGCGCCAACTGGCTGCGCTGACGGGGTACCCCGTGACGAACACGCTGATGGGCCTGGGCGCGTTCCCTGGCACCAGCAAGCAGTTCGTGGGCATGCTGGGCATGCACGGCACGTACGAAGCCAACATGGCGATGCAGAACTGCGACGTTCTGATTGCCATCGGCGCGCGGTTCGATGATCGAGTGATCGGCAGCCCGGCGCACTTCTCGTCGCAGCCGCGCAAGATCATTCACATCGACATCGATCCGTCGTCCATTTCCAAACGCGTGAAGGTCGACATCCCCATTGTCGGCAACGTCAAGGATGTGTTGCAGGAGATGATCGCCCAGATCCAGTCTGGCGAAGCCAAGCCCAACAAGACGGCGCTGGCCAAGTGGTGGGAACAGATCGAGCAGTGGCGCAGCGTCGATTGCCTGAAGTACGACCGTACCTCTGAGATCATCAAGCCGCAGTACGTGGTCGAGAAGATCTGGGAACTGACCAACGGCGACGCTTTCGTCTGCTCTGACGTCGGTCAGCACCAGATGTGGGCCGCGCAGTTCTACAAGTTCAACGAGCCGCGCCGCTGGATCAACTCCGGCGGCCTGGGCACGATGGGTGTGGGCCTGCCGTACGCGATGGGCATCAAGAAGGCATTCCCGGACAAGGAAGTTGTCACCATCACCGGTGAAGGCTCGATCCAGATGTGCATCCAGGAACTGTCGACGTGCCTGCAGTACGACACGCCGGTGAAGATCTGCTCGCTCAACAACGGCTACCTGGGCATGGTGCGCCAGTGGCAGGAAATCGAGTACGACAACCGTTACTCGCACTCCTACATGCAGGCATTGCCCGACTTCGTAAAGCTGGCCGAATCGTATGGCCACGTTGGCATGCGCATCGAGAAGACGTCTGACGTCGAGCCCGCGCTGCGCGAAGCCTTCCGACTCAAGGATCGCACCGTGTTCCTCGACTTCCAGACCGACCCGACCGAAAACGTCTGGCCGATGGTCCAGGCAGGCAAGGGCATTTCTGAAATGCTGCTCGGCGCGGAGGACCTCTAA
- the pssA gene encoding CDP-diacylglycerol--serine O-phosphatidyltransferase yields MPAFNRRKKRFTAGNVTHLRPLRHNQPRSDDDDLEIVRPRRRGIYLLPNAFTTAALFAGFFAIVQAMNLNFETAAIAIFAAMVLDGMDGRVARITNTQSAFGEQYDSLSDMVSFGVAPALVMYEWILRDLGKWGWLAAFVYCAGAALRLARFNTNIGSVDKRFFQGMPSPAAAALIAGFVWLAIDNKLPVKELWMPWVAFGLTLYAGLSMVSNAPFYSGKALDVRHRVPFGVMVLVLVLFVVISSDPPVALFGLFVGYAVSGYLLWGWRALHGQQGSPRLPKQASGDAHE; encoded by the coding sequence ATGCCCGCGTTCAACCGACGCAAGAAGCGTTTTACCGCCGGCAACGTGACGCACTTGCGTCCGCTGCGGCACAATCAGCCGCGTTCGGATGACGACGATCTTGAAATCGTGCGTCCGCGCCGTCGCGGCATCTATCTGCTGCCCAACGCGTTCACGACCGCAGCGCTGTTCGCCGGCTTCTTCGCCATCGTGCAGGCGATGAACCTGAACTTTGAGACGGCTGCCATCGCTATCTTCGCGGCGATGGTGCTCGACGGCATGGACGGCCGTGTCGCTCGCATCACCAATACGCAAAGCGCGTTCGGCGAGCAATACGATTCGCTGTCGGACATGGTGTCGTTTGGCGTTGCGCCGGCATTGGTCATGTACGAATGGATTCTGCGCGACCTGGGCAAGTGGGGCTGGCTTGCGGCGTTCGTGTATTGCGCTGGCGCTGCGCTGCGCCTCGCGCGCTTCAATACGAACATCGGGTCGGTCGACAAGCGCTTCTTCCAAGGCATGCCGAGCCCGGCAGCCGCAGCGCTCATCGCGGGTTTTGTCTGGCTGGCGATCGACAACAAGCTGCCGGTCAAAGAACTGTGGATGCCGTGGGTGGCCTTCGGGCTGACGCTATATGCGGGGCTCTCGATGGTGTCGAACGCGCCGTTCTACAGCGGCAAGGCGCTCGACGTTCGTCACCGCGTGCCATTTGGCGTGATGGTGCTCGTCCTGGTGCTGTTCGTTGTGATATCGAGCGATCCGCCAGTCGCGCTTTTCGGCCTGTTTGTTGGTTACGCGGTATCGGGCTATCTGCTCTGGGGCTGGCGTGCTCTGCATGGGCAACAAGGGAGCCCGCGCTTGCCGAAACAGGCATCCGGCGACGCACATGAGTGA